One window of Magallana gigas chromosome 2, xbMagGiga1.1, whole genome shotgun sequence genomic DNA carries:
- the LOC117681301 gene encoding A-kinase anchor protein 7-like, with amino-acid sequence MAQGTRNPNYFLAIQITNEEIKQNVRAIQKTVQARDRSLSSMMESVETLHLTLGLYYFKDARSVSRCKAALDRFHGQLRSENFVPPRLTVSKLGHFYNKVLFAALEDNEGLEDLKILKDDVRGSLSRDGIRTTDDRFSPHVTICKIPRNSSKTIDPSCYDGMQSTYFGRQTIESIQLCSMQKPKTESGYYHIDHEIRFH; translated from the exons ATGGCACAGGGAACAAGAAACCCGAATTATTTTCTTGCTATTCAAATAACAAACGAAGAG ATCAAACAAAATGTCAGGGCGATTCAGAAGACAGTGCAAGCGAGGGATAGAAGTCTATCCTCCATGATGGAATCAGTAGAGACACTTCATCTGACGCTGGGTCTCTACTATTTCAAAGATGCACGGAGTGTTTCAcg GTGTAAGGCTGCGCTGGACAGATTCCACGGACAGTTGAGGTCAGAAAACTTTGTTCCCCCACGTCTTACTGTTTCAAAGTTGGgccatttttataataaagtcTTGTTCGCGGCACTGGAAGACAACGAGGGGCTAGAAGACCTAAAAA TTCTTAAGGATGACGTAAGAGGCTCGCTCTCTAGGGACGGCATTCGGACCACAGATGACAGGTTTTCACCACATGTCACCATCTGCAAGATTCCCAGAAACA GCTCGAAGACAATTGATCCCTCATGCTATGATGGGATGCAATCCACATACTTTGGAAGACAAACGATAGAAAGTATTCAGCTGTGTTCAATGCAGAAACCTAAAACTGAATCGGGGTACTATCATATTGATCACGAAATCAGATTCCATTAG
- the LOC105317791 gene encoding A-kinase anchor protein 7 isoform X2, with the protein MARRKRESPNYFLAIQITEDEIKQNVREIQEIILAKEENLSTAMIGIDTLHLTLGVYYLEDGFSIIQIKRALDKFHSQLKAADFVPPCLKVSTLGHFNHKVLYASLEENQGLEELNTLVNGVRTSLENDGVFTADDRYTPHVTISKMSKDMYRLRKLGVSRIDPSHYQEKRTAYFGQQVVKSIQLCAMNVPKTESGYYYVEHEIMFS; encoded by the exons ATCAAACAAAATGTGAGGGAGATTCAGGAGATCATATTAGCGAAGGAAGAGAACCTATCCACGGCGATGATCGGGATAGACACCCTTCATCTTACACTGGGTGTATACTATCTGGAGGATGGATTTAGTATTATACA GATTAAGAGAGCCTTGGACAAGTTTCACAGCCAGTTGAAGGCGGCGGATTTCGTTCCTCCATGTCTCAAAGTGTCTACATTAGGGCATTTTAACCATAAAGTTCTATATGCGTCACTGGAAGAGAACCAGGGTCTTGAAGAACTCAACACGCTTGTCA ATGGCGTTAGAACATCGCTGGAGAACGATGGCGTATTTACCGCAGACGATAGGTATACGCCCCATGTGACCATCAGCAAAATGTCCAAAGACATGTATAGGCTTCGAAAATTAG GCGTGAGCAGAATCGACCCCTCCCATTATCAAGAAAAGCGAACCGCTTACTTCGGACAACAAGTTGTGAAAAGTATCCAACTCTGTGCAATGAACGTACCCAAAACCGAGTCTGGGTATTATTACGTGGAGCATGAGATCATGTTCTCCTAG
- the LOC105317789 gene encoding D(2) dopamine receptor A, producing MNLSVNPSSNRLDEEVSRVGILNTSTESLQKKEFVSVLHSELLPSLVYVSLLLPLGVTGNILTCCVYNRKWERKRKVSTLFILTLAWVDLLNCLSTMPFEIALLVNITSFDYPILCKISRWLTYHLNCFSTMILLGIALDRLFGIRYTFKRSLFGITRCKIYLAFSFVIAVLTTWPALFLFGTYTNVHHGILSKTCLIDDDYILNQKSIKPFWHGIYLIVSTLVVDIVLIVIYSMIGCSIHQSRRNSFRFRRSGRFASSISFKRCSIDSCCCNTKNNFSCSSCRIKAQNALTDIDENLEDDVFVDSPRTPRAQNKLQSSNSFNSGSNRSSSYYSDQIVSAKISPTEKRQQSFRNSFSRKRTTRAPSTGSRLSQCSRRKLRFESLSNESMRFGPRSGTRKTLVMLCVVTAVYILTFLPYCVIVILRYTSPGLYLRLTRPQKNIYQLFIRSYMLSMSTNSIVYSFVNNNFRQECYLVIKSGLSAFNSRKTRYSVNS from the coding sequence ATGAATCTGAGCGTGAATCCCTCGTCAAATAGGCTGGACGAAGAGGTCTCAAGGGTCGGCATCCTGAATACAAGTACTGAATCACTGCAGAAGAAAGAATTCGTCAGCGTACTTCACTCCGAGCTTTTGCCGTCCCTGGTTTATGTTTCTCTTCTTCTGCCCCTCGGAGTAACCGGAAATATCCTAACCTGCTGCGTCTACAACCGGAAATGGGAGAGGAAACGCAAAGTGTCTACTTTATTCATATTGACTCTTGCTTGGGTCGACCTGTTGAACTGTCTGTCTACGATGCCTTTCGAGATTGCGTTGTTGGTGAATATCACATCGTTTGACTACCCAATTCTCTGCAAAATCTCCCGTTGGCTGACATATCATCTGAATTGTTTTTCTACTATGATCCTGCTCGGCATTGCGTTGGACCGATTATTTGGCATCAGATACACGTTTAAAAGATCATTATTTGGAATCACGCGATGTAAAATTTACCTTGCTTTCTCTTTCGTTATTGCTGTTCTAACGACTTGGCcggctttgtttctttttggaACATACACCAATGTTCACCATGGTATCCTCTCCAAAACCTGTCTCATAGACGACGATTATATTTTGAACCAAAAATCCATTAAACCTTTCTGGCATGGTATCTACTTGATTGTGTCTACTCTTGTTGTGGACATTGTTTTGATAGTAATTTACTCCATGATTGGGTGTTCCATTCACCAGAGTCGTAGGAATTCCTTTAGATTTCGCCGAAGTGGAAGGTTTGCTTCCTCGATCTCATTTAAAAGGTGTTCAATAGACTCGTGTTGCTGCAATACTAAGAACAATTTCAGCTGTTCTAGCTGTAGAATCAAAGCGCAGAACGCACTGACAGACATAGACGAAAATCTCGAAGATGACGTGTTTGTTGATAGTCCCAGAACTCCGAGAGCCCAAAACAAACTACAGTCAAGCAATTCTTTTAATTCGGGAAGTAATCGTAGTAGTAGCTATTATAGTGACCAAATAGTATCAGCGAAAATATCACCAACTGAGAAAAGGCAACAATCATTTAGAAACTCGTTCTCGCGAAAAAGAACGACCAGAGCGCCATCTACCGGTTCAAGATTAAGTCAGTGTTCCAGAAGAAAGTTGAGGTTTGAGTCCTTATCCAATGAGAGCATGAGGTTTGGGCCTCGTTCTGGTACAaggaagaccctggtgatgctATGTGTTGTGACCGCTGTATACATACTGACGTTTCTGCCTTATTGCGTCATCGTAATTCTTAGGTACACGTCCCCCGGGTTGTATCTAAGACTCACTAGACCACAGAAGAACATTTATCAGCTGTTTATTAGATCGTACATGCTCAGTATGTCCACGAACTCAATCGTCTATAGTTTTGTGAATAATAATTTCAGACAGGAGTGCTATCTAGTGATTAAATCAGGACTATCTGCATTCAATTCTCGGAAAACTCGTTATTCTGTTAATTCTTGA